From Anopheles funestus chromosome 3RL, idAnoFuneDA-416_04, whole genome shotgun sequence, a single genomic window includes:
- the LOC125771960 gene encoding DNA primase large subunit, whose product MLNSRQNYLNAKRFSADLALEHIIPHNVCFYLIPPIVDLTIDEFEKLALERLKMLRLLEQVTAKNPKISPDAWREAVLADVNQAGLRTYAKLARGNMNDDVSKAARRRDYLSHFILRFAYCRSEELRRWFVAREMELFKLKFGALSSRDVKDFLEVYELDYKPLPDEEKQEISEQLCASTANLTRLKIETQDFYAVHFTEVLSLVRDRKCFLKGGTAYITPDNFAHVIGKKHQQLIEDGLKGHLRLLPTLEIDERFSMLLKSIHTSYTGKNYTVAKTGAVPIESLDQLSKKSYALCMRNVHDTLRGTHHLKHVGRMQYTLFQKAIGVTMEDALRFWREELTRGKVPIEKFEKEYAYAIRHNYGKEGSRINYSPFSCMKVITTPIGPGETHGCPFKNLDPSTLKMKLTGYGLTTLDAEEVAGYAAKGHYQIACGKYFEVLHETKLEEGINHPNQYFELSQLMMEGKERPRQGHAPNQMLRNRNHSQPNSQSTQDGGSSFVIDTSTLNGADEDMELWEIMESKDKEEADVTLQKDSAPIVNKQQLTANQVNSTQDWEEDDFDMLEFNE is encoded by the coding sequence ATGCTTAACTCCCGACAAAACTATCTGAATGCGAAGCGCTTTTCGGCGGATCTGGCGCTCGAGCACATCATACCGCACAATGTGTGTTTCTATCTGATTCCCCCGATCGTGGATCTAACGATCGACGAGTTTGAGAAGCTGGCGCTGGAACGTTTGAAGATGCTGCGACTGCTGGAACAGGTGACGGctaaaaacccgaaaataTCACCCGATGCCTGGCGCGAAGCTGTCCTTGCCGATGTGAATCAAGCCGGACTTCGTACGTACGCCAAGCTGGCCCGTGGAAATATGAACGATGATGTCAGCAAAGCCGCTCGCCGCCGTGACTATTTGTCACATTTTATTCTGCGGTTTGCGTACTGTAGGTCGGAAGAGTTGCGCCGATGGTTCGTGGCACGTGAAATGGAACTGTTTAAGCTGAAGTTCGGTGCATTATCATCGCGCGATGTGAAAGATTTCCTGGAGGTGTACGAGCTGGACTACAAACCACTGCCGGAtgaagaaaagcaagaaattTCCGAACAACTGTGCGCAAGCACGGCTAACCTAACGCGGCTTAAGATCGAAACGCAAGATTTCTATGCGGTACACTTTACGGAAGTGTTAAGTCTGGTGCGCGATCGAAAGTGCTTCCTGAAGGGTGGCACTGCTTACATTACGCCAGACAATTTTGCGCATGTAATCGGTAAGAAGCACCAGCAGCTCATTGAGGACGGACTGAAAGGCCATTTGCGGCTGTTGCCCACGTTGGAAATCGACGAACGGTTTTCGATGCTGCTGAAATCGATCCACACATCGTACACGGGTAAGAACTACACGGTCGCCAAAACGGGAGCCGTACCGATCGAGAGTCTCGATCAGCTGTCGAAGAAATCATACGCACTGTGTATGCGCAATGTGCACGATACGCTGCGCGGGACACATCACCTGAAGCACGTGGGTCGAATGCAGTACACGCTGTTCCAGAAAGCGATCGGCGTCACGATGGAGGACGCGTTGCGCTTCTGGCGTGAAGAACTCACACGCGGCAAGGTACCGATCGAAAAGTTTGAGAAAGAGTATGCGTACGCCATTCGGCACAATTACGGCAAGGAAGGATCGCGTATCAATTATTCACCATTTTCCTGCATGAAAGTGATCACAACACCAATCGGGCCGGGTGAAACGCACGGTTGCCCGTTCAAAAATCTCGACCCAAGTACGCTGAAAATGAAACTGACCGGATACGGACTAACCACACTCGATGCCGAAGAGGTTGCCGGATATGCGGCGAAAGGCCATTATCAGATAGCGTGCGGGAAGTACTTTGAGGTGCTGCACGAAACGAAGCTGGAAGAGGGCATTAATCATCCGAACCAGTACTTCGAACTTAGCCAGCTGATGATGGAGGGTAAGGAGCGCCCAAGGCAAGGTCACGCTCCGAATCAAATGCTTCGAAACCGGAACCACAGTCAACCGAACAGCCAATCGACACAGGATGGTGGATCGAGCTTTGTGATCGATACGAGCACCCTTAACGGTGCGGATGAAGATATGGAGCTATGGGAAATTATGGAATCGAAGGACAAGGAGGAGGCGGATGTAACGCTACAGAAGGATTCTGCACCGATCGTCAATAAGCAGCAACTTACTGCAAATCAAGTCAATTCGACACAGGATTGGGAGGAAGACGATTTCGATATGCTGGAGTTTAATGAGTAA
- the LOC125772001 gene encoding transcription factor Jra, producing the protein MRNNVLNSKHTNNNTMESFYEDNNAQFVPSTTNGVTTGNGNGLKRPATLELNLAPGKARKTRYNASVTMPSVLPSPDMQMLKLVSPELEKIISTNATLPTPTPGAIIFPPSATSEQQQFAKGFEDALLSIHKKDTTSKLNTNNNNNSSTSNNNNSNSANIGGAPVERLCPTTATTTTVVTAGVTANNLASTVLSSGHNNGMSGGEMTYTNLDYPGVVKEEPQATSSNQSPPVSPIDMESQERIKLERKRLRNRVAASKCRRRKLERISKLEDRVKELKAQNSDLGGVVCSLKQHIFQLKQQVIEHHNSGCTITLVGKF; encoded by the exons ATGCGAAATAACGTGCTGAACAGTAagcacaccaacaacaacacgatGGAATCGTTCTACGAAGACAATAATGCCCAGTTCGTACCGTCCACCACGAACGGTGTAACGACGGGCAACGGTAACGGGTTGAAGCGGCCTGCTACGCTCGAGCTAAACCTAGCGCCGGGGAAGGCACGGAAAACACGCTACAATGCATCGGTCACGATGCCATCGGTGTTACCATCGCCGGACATGCAGATGCTGAAGCTGGTATCGCCGGAGCTGGAGAAAATCATTAGCACCAATGCGACCTTACCCACGCCGACACCCGGTGCCATCATCTTTCCACCATCGGCAACAtccgagcagcagcagtttgCCAAGGGCTTCGAGGATGCGCTGCTGTCAATCCACAAGAAGGACACGACCAGCAAGCTGAacacgaacaacaacaataacagcaGTACGAGCAATAATAACAATAGCAACAGTGCGAATATTGGTGGCGCACCGGTCGAGCGGCTTTGTCCTACCACGGCCACTACAACGACCGTTGTAACGGCAGGAGTAACGGCAAACAATCTCGCAAGCACGGTTCTATCATCCGGCCACAACAATGGTATGAGCGGTGGAGAAATGACGTACACAAACTTGG ATTATCCTGGAGTTGTGAAGGAGGAACCGCAGGCTACCTCCAGCAACCAATCGCCCCCAGTTAGTCCGATCGATATGGAATCGCAGGAGCGCATCAAGCTGGAAAGGAAACGGTTGCGAAACCGGGTCGCTGCCTCCAAATGTCGCCGGCGGAAGCTGGAACGTATCTCCAAGCTGGAGGACCGTGTGAAGGAACTGAAAGCCCAAAATTCCGACCTGGGTGGTGTGGTGTGCAGTCTCAAGCAGCACATATTCCAGCTGAAGCAGCAGGTGATCGAGCATCACAATTCTGGCTGTACGATCACGCTGGTCGGCAAGTTTTGA
- the LOC125771953 gene encoding inversin-B, producing MFTEKIFDNLGVDMITSNDSEESMEKFTGSIGSNKYQSVITDLGKALLQAARTGNTPNVLDLMGRGAPFTADWLGTTPLHLAARYNHIETCRALLRAGISKDSKTKVDRTPLHMAAYHGNIEIVELLLSNKCEVDAKDLLKMTPLHWAVEKRHDKVVEMLLQHGADPNALSKFDKSPIILAKTTKQMELVRILKLANELRAASNEQVGIKEATDSLMHELQQHKERHIDGQNAMVNENDEIEDNITMELSNDSNTNLSDHSDHHHHPLNDTDMLIEKEDSLSDAITNLEQSTAADQKNLDSSTLQMLKEHGIAFMPSDEGGSVITSAIKSGRKIVLSEAGKYALKETRNLQTQQQQQQQQQQQSHHLQKQTFHTASSVYGTNITHSKTKTIKIIKKQPASSHLHHSHVHHVHHPSTGATPTIKTNKVIKILSPEEFKQICGGEVGGIKRVSSSEYKKAVGSASVRVPIGGRSHVIPSSGGSMGTKPISKIVMTKSGQRFPMVAAASKSVGDMVQTKVSSSSSGTGATGIANGLSSGHNRHIITSADGVKRLRTATGMEIISSLPTKLPQDTVVSVESSTVPRVGAVYHRVTTIGNHHSAASSKSISSPSSKTGSGTATNLLVEVLERQLLELKKLIEDLRKQFDLSQKQNEEYRARVEKLEKEVQTLKQQGSSGSAAAAAATTTGSLVEIL from the exons ATGTTTACAGAGAAGATTTTTGACAATCTCGGCGTGGATATGATAACCAGCAATGATTCGGAAGAATCGATGGAGAAGTTTACGGGCAGCATCGGCAGCAAT AAATATCAATCGGTGATAACGGACCTCGGGAAGGCTTTGCTGCAGGCAGCCCGTACAGGCAACACGCCGAATGTACTCGATTTGATGGGCCGTGGTGCCCCGTTTACTGCGGACTGG CTTGGCACCACACCACTTCATTTGGCCGCCCGATACAATCACATCGAAACATGCAGGGCATTGCTCAGGGCCGGCATAAGCAAGGATTCAAAAACCAAGGTTGACCGGACGCCGCTGCATATGGCCGCCTACCATGGTAACATTGAGATCGTGGAACTGTTGCTAAGCAACAAATGTGAAGTGGATGCAAAGGATTTG CTCAAGATGACTCCTTTACATTGGGCGGTGGAAAAACGTCACGATAAGGTGGTGGAAATGTTGTTACAACATGGTGCGGATCCAAACGCGCTCTCCAAGTTTGACAAGTCACCGATAATACTTGCCAAAACCACGAAACAGATGGAGCTGGTGCGGATACTGAAGCTAGCGAACGAATTACGGGCGGCAAGCAATGAGCAAGTGGGG ATAAAGGAAGCAACGGATAGTCTTATGCACGAGCTGCAGCAACACAAGGAACGTCATATCGATGGCCAGAACGCGATGGTGAACGAAAATGATGAGATAGAGGATAACATTACAATGGAACTGAGTAACGATAGTAACACCAACCTGTCGGATCACTccgatcaccaccaccacccgctCAACGACACGGATATGCTCATCGAGAAGGAGGATAGTTTGAGCGATGCCATAACGAATCTGGAGCAGAGTACGGCGGCGGATCAGAAAAACCTAGACTCGTCCACGCTGCAAATGCTCAAAGAGCACGGTATTGCCTTCATGCCATCGGACGAAGGTGGCAGCGTAATAACGTCCGCCATCAAGAGCGGTAGGAAAATCGTACTCTCCGAAGCGGGCAAGTACGCACTCAAGGAAACGAGAAACCTTCAGactcaacagcagcagcagcaacaacaacaacaacaatcgcaCCATTTACAAAAGCAAACCTTCCACACGGCCTCATCCGTCTACGGTACGAACATCACGCACTCGAAAACGAAGACAatcaaaatcattaaaaaacaacCTGCCTCATCTCACCTGCACCATTCACACGTGCATCACGTCCATCATCCGAGCACGGGTGCCACACCAACGATAAAGACGAATAAAGTGATCAAGATTCTATCGCCGGAAGAGTTCAAACAAATCTGTGGCGGTGAGGTTGGTGGCATCAAGCGTGTCTCCTCGTCGGAATACAAGAAAGCGGTTGGATCGGCATCTGTAAG AGTTCCTATCGGTGGTCGGTCACATGTTATACCATCGTCTGGTGGTAGCATGGGCACGAAACCGATCAGCAAAATCGTTATGACGAAATCGGGCCAACGGTTCCCAATGGTGGCGGCTGCCAGTAAATCCGTCGGAGACATGGTACAGACGAAAGtaagcagtagtagtagtggcaCGGGCGCAACCGGTATAGCGAACGGACTGTCCAGCGGGCACAATCGGCACATCATAACCTCGGCCGACGGTGTGAAACGGCTTCGAACCGCCACCGGTATGGAGATTATTTCGTCCCTTCCCACCAAACTGCCCCAGGATACGGTCGTTTCCGTCGAATCGTCAACGGTACCTCGGGTAGGTGCCGTGTATCATCGTGTTACCACGATAGGCAATCACCATTCGGCCGCCTCATCCAAGTCTATCTCCTCACCCTCCTCGAAGACTGGCAGCGGGACGGCGACCAACCTGCTAGTGGAAGTGCTCGAACGACAGCTGCTCGAGCTGAAGAAGCTCATCGAGGATCTGCGGAAACAGTTCGACCTGTCGCAGAAGCAGAACGAGGAGTATCGGGCCCGGGTCGAGAAGCTAGAGAAAGAGGTACAAACGCTTAAGCAGCAGGGATCGAGtgggtcagcagcagcagcagcagcaacaacaacgggcaGCTTGGTCGAGATTCTGTAG
- the LOC125771979 gene encoding dolichyl-diphosphooligosaccharide--protein glycosyltransferase 48 kDa subunit, producing MSNRSVVGITGFLLFALVFSTTTVALAEPGETLVLLDNLAIRETHSIFFKSLQERGYKLTFKLADDAGLVLSKYGEFLYQHLILFAPSVEEFGGSLSVEAITEFVDNGGNVLVAGSTTSGDPLRELASECGFEVDEEKAAVIDHLNYDVSDAGDHTTIVASPDNLIDSSIIVGSRSSVAPLLYRGTGLLADRENPLVLQLLTADSSAYSYVPDAPIKEYPHAVGKGTLLIAALQARNNARVVFSGSLFFFSDEAFLSPVQRAQSGSKHYARSGNQEVAMAISKWVFGENGVIRARSVSHHKEGESKPPTAYTVTEPVVYTIEIETRASDGQWKAFEASDVQLEFVRIDPFVRTTLVPVGGGRYEARFHIPDVYGVYQFKVNYDRIGYTHLYSTTQVSVRPLTHTQYERFIPSAYPYYASAFSMVVGMFLFSFLFLHFKDDGSKSTSSRPGAASEKKAQ from the coding sequence ATGTCGAACCGGTCGGTCGTCGGAATTACGGGATTTCTGCTTTTCGCCCTGGTTTTCAGCACCACCACAGTGGCGTTGGCGGAACCCGGCGAAACACTGGTGCTGCTGGACAACCTAGCAATCCGGGAAACCCATTCCATCTTCTTTAAATCGCTCCAGGAACGTGGCTACAAGCTTACCTTCAAGCTTGCGGATGATGCCGGGCTTGTGCTGTCAAAGTATGGTGAATTTTTATATCAGCATCTCATCTTGTTCGCTCCGTCGGTGGAAGAGTTTGGTGGATCGTTGAGCGTGGAAGCAATCACGGAGTTTGTCGACAATGGAGGAAACGTGCTGGTGGCCGGTAGCACCACCTCCGGTGATCCGCTGCGCGAGCTTGCCTCCGAGTGTGGGTTCGAGGTGGACGAGGAGAAGGCGGCTGTTATCGATCATCTGAACTATGACGTGTCCGATGCCGGCGATCACACGACGATCGTGGCTTCGCCTGATAATCTTATCGATTCGAGCATCATCGTTGGTAGCCGTTCATCGGTGGCACCGTTACTGTACCGTGGAACCGGTCTGCTGGCCGATCGTGAAAACCCGCTTGTGCTGCAACTGCTGACCGCGGACAGTTCCGCCTACAGTTATGTGCCCGATGCACCCATCAAAGAGTACCCGCATGCGGTCGGCAAGGGAACGCTACTGATTGCGGCACTGCAGGCACGCAACAATGCACGTGTCGTGTTTTCTGGCTCTCtgttcttcttctccgatGAGGCTTTCCTATCACCAGTGCAGCGTGCCCAGTCTGGTAGCAAACATTACGCCCGTTCCGGCAATCAGGAAGTCGCAATGGCCATCAGCAAGTGGGTGTTTGGAGAGAACGGTGTGATCCGGGCACGATCGGTCAGTCATCACAAGGAGGGTGAATCGAAACCACCGACCGCGTACACTGTGACCGAACCGGTGGTTTACACGATCGAGATTGAAACGCGTGCCAGCGACGGTCAGTGGAAGGCGTTTGAAGCTTCCGACGTGCAGCTGGAATTCGTACGGATTGATCCATTCGTGCGTACGACGCTCGTACCGGTGGGTGGTGGACGGTATGAGGCCCGTTTCCACATCCCGGACGTGTACGGTGTGTACCAGTTCAAGGTGAACTATGATCGGATCGGTTATACGCACCTGTACTCAACGACGCAGGTGTCGGTGCGTCCGCTAACTCACACCCAGTACGAGCGGTTCATCCCGAGCGCCTACCCGTACTATGCGAGCGCTTTCTCGATGGTGGTCGGCATGTTCCTGTTCTCGTTCCTGTTCCTACACTTCAAGGATGATGGAAGCAAGTCGACATCGTCCCGTCCAGGAGCAGCAAGCGAAAAGAAAGCCCAGTAA